The Cellulophaga sp. L1A9 genome window below encodes:
- a CDS encoding SusD/RagB family nutrient-binding outer membrane lipoprotein, translating into MKNYSIYILCALFFTVSCTKIEDLQDDPNRATSVSPDLLLTNIETKAFNNVSLNSALASRYLTFTDGINENQYYNWQQASFANYDNIKQVHKMIEESEKAETEVYSILGKFFNSYFITELTMVFGEVPYSETLATGEENYTPVYDTQEAIFLKVLNDLNDASNALATNEELILGDVIYDGDKTKWRKLINTYYLRVLLMLSNKTDVASLNVIGRFQEILENPTKYPLFDSNEDNGALVYVNIQDNRYPLFNNNELQTAYYLEESFVDRLKDLEDPRLFVFAEKTPAAIALADDDFNAYDGLYGSAIFSDNAAKAVAGNASRIAPRFYNDPINEPSLLIGYSELQFILAEAVARTWISGDAASYYNEGIKASMNFYGISEVTAYLAKSEVQLTSANVIERIATQKHLALFLNTGWQMFYEQRRTGYPEFNVDGGGTLNEGRIPKRWLYPANEATNNTASLKAAINRQFTSGDDINSLMWLLK; encoded by the coding sequence ATGAAAAATTATAGTATATACATTTTATGTGCACTTTTCTTTACGGTAAGTTGTACCAAAATAGAAGATTTACAAGATGATCCTAATAGAGCAACTTCTGTTAGTCCAGATTTATTATTAACTAATATCGAAACAAAAGCATTTAATAATGTTAGTTTAAATAGCGCTTTGGCTAGTAGATATCTAACATTTACAGACGGTATTAATGAAAATCAATATTACAACTGGCAACAAGCTTCATTTGCTAATTATGACAACATTAAGCAAGTGCATAAAATGATTGAAGAAAGTGAAAAAGCAGAAACAGAAGTCTATTCAATTTTAGGAAAATTCTTTAATTCTTATTTTATAACGGAGCTAACTATGGTTTTCGGAGAAGTTCCTTATAGCGAGACTTTAGCTACAGGAGAAGAAAATTATACACCTGTTTATGATACACAAGAAGCTATTTTTCTGAAAGTTTTAAATGATTTGAATGATGCCTCTAATGCGCTAGCAACAAACGAAGAGCTTATATTAGGAGATGTTATTTATGATGGTGATAAAACAAAATGGCGTAAATTAATTAATACGTACTATTTAAGAGTATTATTAATGTTGTCCAACAAAACGGACGTAGCTTCTTTGAATGTTATAGGAAGATTCCAGGAAATTTTAGAGAACCCAACTAAATATCCTTTGTTTGATTCTAATGAGGACAATGGCGCATTGGTATATGTAAACATTCAAGATAACAGATATCCTCTGTTTAATAATAACGAGTTACAGACTGCATATTATTTAGAAGAGTCTTTTGTAGACAGGCTCAAAGATCTGGAAGATCCAAGGTTGTTTGTTTTTGCTGAAAAAACACCTGCAGCTATTGCTTTAGCAGATGATGATTTTAATGCTTATGATGGTTTATATGGAAGTGCTATTTTTAGTGATAATGCAGCTAAAGCGGTTGCAGGGAATGCCTCTAGAATAGCTCCTCGGTTTTACAATGATCCTATAAACGAGCCTAGTCTGTTAATTGGCTATTCAGAGTTACAATTTATTCTAGCAGAAGCGGTAGCAAGAACTTGGATTTCTGGTGATGCGGCATCATACTATAATGAAGGTATTAAAGCGTCAATGAACTTTTATGGTATTTCAGAGGTAACTGCCTACTTAGCGAAGTCCGAAGTTCAATTAACTAGTGCTAATGTAATAGAACGTATTGCAACACAAAAACATCTAGCCTTGTTTTTAAATACCGGATGGCAAATGTTTTATGAGCAACGAAGAACAGGATATCCTGAATTTAATGTAGATGGTGGTGGAACCTTAAATGAGGGTAGAATACCCAAAAGATGGTTGTATCCTGCCAATGAAGCCACAAATAATACGGCAAGTTTAAAAGCTGCTATAAATAGACAGTTTACCTCTGGGGATGATATTAACTCCTTAATGTGGCTTCTAAAATAG
- a CDS encoding transglutaminase domain-containing protein, with protein sequence MRYAFLIFILFASISYGQRSAFNAIDFSKADSVAYQYKGASLKSLPILVHNLTTNLHTDVEKFRAIYTWISTNIENDYNSYAKTKSKRSKIEKDRPAFLVWNHDYAPKVFEQLISNKKTACTGYAYLVREMASLAEIPCEIIDGHSRTPTLPLTLESLPNHSWNSVQLNGKWYLCDATWSAGQIVFNEGNPEFQFEYHDGYFLAEPSLFIRNHYPLEKKWSLLEEMPSFEQFISGPIVYKNAFKYTLNPIFPLKLETEIIKNESVQFRFSSAERLDLADLVLAIGNGYATHTIDTKFSQQDSEYSISNKFTKVGLYDVHLKYNGAIIATYIVRAKRK encoded by the coding sequence ATGAGGTATGCCTTTCTTATTTTTATTTTATTCGCAAGCATAAGCTATGGGCAACGCTCAGCATTTAATGCCATAGATTTTTCTAAAGCAGATAGTGTTGCCTATCAATACAAAGGAGCTAGTTTAAAAAGTCTTCCTATACTTGTTCATAACCTAACTACAAATTTACACACAGACGTAGAGAAATTTAGAGCGATATATACTTGGATAAGTACCAATATTGAAAACGACTACAATTCTTATGCAAAAACAAAAAGCAAGAGAAGTAAAATAGAAAAAGATCGCCCCGCTTTCTTAGTATGGAATCATGACTATGCTCCTAAGGTATTTGAACAGTTAATTAGCAACAAAAAAACAGCTTGCACGGGCTATGCGTATTTGGTTCGTGAAATGGCTAGCTTAGCAGAGATACCTTGTGAGATTATTGATGGTCATAGTCGTACACCAACATTGCCATTAACACTAGAAAGCCTCCCTAACCACTCTTGGAATAGCGTGCAATTGAATGGAAAATGGTATTTATGTGATGCCACTTGGTCTGCTGGACAAATAGTTTTTAATGAAGGGAATCCTGAATTTCAATTTGAATATCACGATGGTTATTTCTTGGCAGAACCGAGTTTGTTTATCAGAAACCATTATCCTTTAGAAAAAAAATGGTCTTTATTGGAAGAAATGCCAAGCTTTGAACAGTTTATTTCTGGTCCTATAGTGTATAAAAATGCATTTAAATATACCCTTAACCCTATATTTCCACTAAAATTAGAAACGGAAATTATCAAAAATGAAAGCGTTCAATTTAGATTTTCCAGCGCTGAAAGATTAGATCTAGCAGATCTAGTCCTAGCAATTGGAAATGGTTATGCTACGCACACCATAGACACTAAATTTTCCCAGCAAGATTCGGAATATAGCATTTCTAATAAGTTTACGAAAGTAGGCTTATACGACGTTCACCTAAAATACAATGGTGCTATTATCGCCACCTATATTGTACGGGCTAAAAGAAAATAA
- a CDS encoding carboxypeptidase-like regulatory domain-containing protein, translating into MKNSISVSVKKPCSEKFSTFSTTDKGGFCASCEKEVIDFTTMSKSEILNYLCTATNSTCGRFKTSQLNDLQMADSNVSSFNFLTKSIGAMSFSLLSLCAISSINAQDVALTPSVQTELVSNPETTTNTTQSNKYKVKGLVVDQENLPLPGVSVVLKGTNEGVSTDFDGNFEFSRRLSEGDVLVFSYVGYDTQRYTIAKSKTDTIEISILFDSADIELMGDISIEGVYQPKRNIAQKIGSIFN; encoded by the coding sequence ATGAAAAATTCAATTAGCGTATCCGTAAAGAAACCATGTTCAGAGAAATTTAGTACCTTTAGTACAACAGATAAAGGCGGTTTTTGCGCCTCTTGTGAAAAGGAAGTAATCGATTTTACAACCATGTCTAAAAGCGAAATATTAAACTATTTATGTACTGCAACAAACAGCACTTGCGGCCGATTTAAAACCTCACAATTAAACGATTTACAAATGGCAGACTCAAACGTTTCCTCTTTTAATTTTTTAACTAAAAGTATCGGCGCTATGAGCTTCTCATTATTATCATTATGTGCTATATCTAGCATAAACGCACAAGATGTGGCATTGACACCAAGTGTACAAACTGAGTTAGTTTCAAATCCAGAAACTACTACCAATACAACCCAAAGCAACAAATACAAGGTAAAAGGTCTTGTGGTAGATCAAGAAAATTTACCACTACCTGGTGTCTCTGTTGTTCTAAAAGGAACGAATGAAGGAGTGTCTACAGATTTTGATGGCAATTTTGAATTCAGCAGACGCCTATCTGAAGGTGATGTTCTTGTCTTTAGCTATGTAGGGTATGATACTCAGCGTTATACCATCGCCAAAAGTAAAACAGATACCATTGAAATTTCTATACTTTTTGATTCGGCAGATATAGAACTTATGGGAGATATTTCTATCGAAGGAGTATACCAGCCAAAAAGAAACATTGCTCAGAAAATTGGTTCTATTTTTAACTAA